The Spirochaetota bacterium genome has a segment encoding these proteins:
- a CDS encoding class I SAM-dependent methyltransferase gives MLTVDFDRLTVRKGDIVLDAGCGFGRHSLEFVSRGATVYSMDMDMESLRKTRFSLTQMKKHVKGGEVRYLVHSGDALKLPFKDESFDRIICSEVMEHVRDDDLACRELSRVLKKNGRIAITVPTVFSEHMYNLLTYEYYTSPGGHIRNYFPGDLAAMMRRNGMEVYAIGFKHSFHTIWWMIRSVVGLHLSDHPLTRAYHKFLHLGLYSNMVRKAESFFDYFFPKSVVIYAWKK, from the coding sequence ATGCTCACCGTGGACTTTGACAGGCTCACTGTCAGAAAGGGCGACATCGTTCTTGACGCGGGATGCGGATTCGGCCGGCATTCCCTGGAGTTTGTGTCCCGCGGCGCCACCGTGTACAGCATGGACATGGACATGGAGAGCCTCCGGAAGACCCGCTTTTCCCTGACCCAGATGAAAAAGCATGTCAAGGGCGGCGAGGTGCGCTACCTTGTCCATTCCGGTGACGCCCTGAAACTCCCCTTCAAGGACGAATCCTTCGACAGGATCATCTGTTCCGAGGTCATGGAGCATGTCAGGGATGACGACCTGGCCTGCCGGGAGCTGTCGCGCGTACTCAAGAAAAACGGCAGGATCGCCATAACCGTGCCGACTGTTTTCAGCGAGCACATGTATAATCTTCTCACCTATGAATACTATACCTCGCCGGGGGGCCATATTCGTAATTATTTTCCCGGCGACCTCGCGGCCATGATGAGGCGAAACGGCATGGAAGTGTATGCCATAGGGTTCAAGCACTCCTTCCATACCATCTGGTGGATGATCCGGTCCGTGGTGGGGCTTCACCTGAGCGACCATCCCCTGACAAGGGCCTACCACAAGTTTCTTCACCTGGGGCTTTATTCAAACATGGTCAGGAAAGCGGAGTCCTTCTTTGATTATTTTTTCCCTAAGAGCGTGGTCATCTACGCCTGGAAAAAATAG